The sequence TCAATTGATTATTTTAGTCAAAGATTGTTTTTAGCAAGAAGTTAAATATTTCCCTCAAACAGGGACATCAcaccccacctgggagtgagccagTGTGTACTGAGCTTCCCGCTTAAGGAGTTAAATTACACGATTCTCTGAACATTTTAGAGCATTACTGAGCACTCGCTTGCGTTCACACCCGTGTTCATTCGCCTGTGAACGGTTACTGACTTTaaggctgaaggatttgccacagacatttcagCAATACGGCTACTCGTTCGCATGTGTTTCAGGGGTGCACTTCCCCCAGTCAAGAGCTTGCTACACATAGTGCTGTGTGGCGTCTCGCCGGTACGAATCCGTATGTAAGCTGCTAAGTGGACTTTCTTGCCGACGGATTTGCCACAGATGTTGAGACGGTTTGTCTTCTCGTCTGTATGCGTTTGCATGTGTTTCGAGAGTACATAGCTATCTGTTTAGAGCTTACTACAGATCCAGCACCAGTGTGGCCTCTAGCCTATGAGAGTCTGCATGTGACGTGCTAGGCGGACTTCCGGTTTGAAGTAATTGCCAGACATTGCAGCGGACTGGCTTCTCACCCGCGTGAGCGGTCTGTATTCTGTAACTGTCTTTCCGGCTGAAGGAGCTATAACAGACATTACAAAAGTGTGGCTTCTCGTCCGTGAAagtccgcatgtgaactggtaCACTGACATTGATGCTGAAGgatttggcacagacattgcagctatgttacttctcgcccgtgtgagtccTCATGTGATGTGTCAGACCATGTGCCTGATGAATTTGCCACATACTTTTGAACAATGTGCATTCTTGCCCGCGTGAGTCCGCATTTGTTCTGTTAGACCGACTTTGTGGCTGAAGGATTTAACACGGACATTGCAGGAGTTTGGCTACTCGCCGCGTGAGTCCGCACGTGAACAGCTAGTTTAACTTTGTGGCTGAATGATTTACCGCAGATATTCCATCAGTGAGGTTTCTCACTCGTGTGAATTCGCATGTGACCTGATAGATTACCTTTCAGACTGAAAGATCTACCACACACATTGCAGAAATAAGGCTTCTCGCCCGTGTGAATTCGCATATGAGCTGTCAGACTTGACATATGGCTGAAGGATTTCAAACACACAATGCAACAGTGCGGCCTGTCGCCTGTGTGAATAAACATGTGTGATGTCAAACCGGCTTTCCGCCAGAAAGATTTTCCGCAGAGATGGCAGTAGAATGATTTCTCACGCGTGTGAGTTCGAAAATGATCTTTAATGTGGTTCTTCTGGCTGAAGggtttgccacagacactgcacgAGTATGGTTTCTCGCCGGTGTGTGTCCGAACGTGGTTTGTGAGACTGTCTAAGTGGCTAAATGATTtatcacagacattgcaacagtatggcctcACGCCAGTGTGAGTTCGCATGTGAACTGTAAGATTGTATTTCTGACTGAAGGATACACCACAGACATTGCAAAAATGTGGCTTCTCTCCCGTGTGAGTTCGAATATGAACTGTCAGTTTTGTTTTTTGGCTGAAGCATTTACCACAGACGTTGCAGTAGTATGCCTTTTCGCCTGTGTGGGTGCGAAAGTGATCTGTTAGAGATCCTTTTCGGCTgtaggatttgccacagacattgcttTTGAAACAAGCTCCTCCGCAATCCTGAGGTTGATGATCTGCGAAGGTCACCTCGGGTCCCGATctacagtgaaaaaattaaaacgaTGATGTTAAAAATTGTTTAACAGTCTACTCCACTACAACTGTCACacaaaggaaatgctactgaaCAATCCACTCACTGATGTCACATGCAGAGAGCTCATTACTcatgaaaatcacatcctgagggTAAACACCATCTGCGGTAAAATTCATAATGTGGTCTTAAAtttgaaaagctctcacttgttaggAGGATGTGTTAAATCTTTTCTCCTGAATCACgttatcacgcgcaagaaacttctgGTGATTTAAGAATGTACAAAAGAAGTAATCCTAGATAAAGGAAGGCAAATGCTTTGGAGATTTGATCTAGTTCGACCACTCTGCAGTTTGTGGCAGGCGAGTAATaattttgtaaaagcccttgtttctgaggttgtttgagagaatctcaTTACTGTACacattaataaagttgagaacattgtTTGCCGAAAGTCAGCAAGATCTGCTAAACCACGGCAAACATTTTCTATACAATATTATTTactgtcacgcaaacatacatattgtatttgtacattgttaccaTGACAGTGCAACATTATCTTACATCACACTGTGGCTATTTCTAATTACatagctttgatgtgcaatcagaGCCAATATAAGTATAGGACGGTAGGCTTATACAAGGAATTTCGTACAACTACAATGTATTACATCAGTATGCGTCTTAATTGCTGCCTTTAACAGAGGCCGTATGAAATATAGAAACAACTAATCCTTATGAAATCCTCGAAAAGCTGAAAGATAACATGCTGATGACAGCTCTTTGCCTAACCCTGATGATTTCATTTCACCTACAGATACTGCTGTCACAGACATTATGATGGCGACAAAGAATATGGTTTTGCTTTTAGTCTAATTAGTGTTCTGGTGTCCTGAAATATTTCAACGCAAATGCAAGCTATCACGTCCTTAAATATTCTTACGgatgttcctttaacactacagccAAAAGGAGCATGAAACTCAAGGCTTGAGCCAGAATTCGAGATGAGAGGACATTGAAGTGAACCGTAGAGGATACTGCTGCTACGTAAAGGAAATAATGAGATTCCTTGTACTTAAATAACTTCATGGAACAAGTAATGGTTTTGAGTAGAATGAAAACATTGTTGAATAGCATCCACGTCTATGCCATGTCCCCACCGCAGTGTAGTTCTAGATATTCTAGGAAAGAAAAGCGAGAAATACAAATGTTTTGGTTAAATGTGAGATCCGCCTGCAACAGGCACGTGGAAAAAGTCGATCACGCAAGAGAAAATACATTGTAATACATGGCAATGTGGTacttcccaattcatgctgtatgcactgaattTATATGTACCGGTGGAATACAAGACTTCCTCACAAGCAAGGTAGTGGGAGCCTCGACCATGTGTAGTTACTGCGCTCTTAGGAGAAAACAGCTGGACAAATAAAAGTGGGACAATGATTCCAGATAAGACAGGCTAGACCAATTGATCATAACACAATACATTGATATTGCCACCACAAGACAACACGGGACGGAAAACCCGACAGTGGTTTCTACGTGATATGTTTTGTGGCATACCACTCCAAGCAAAGGGTGCAATAGTCTGCGTCAATTCATCTTCATGTGATTAAGttatttttgtgacaagtgatttatcaggttctcaattagttttttcagtaaaatggtatttcattttgtattgatgAATATTTTCCACGAACCATTTACACTGCCAAAATATATGGTTCGTTCCATGTGATAGATAAAGGTTCCCCAATGAGCTGCAGGCAGTCTTGAGCGAAATATAATTGCTCTCATAGACAAAATACACACAGAgtccttaatggcaactttggcggagatagAAATGTTCGGTACGGAGTAGTTCGCAGATGAGGTACTCTACCTTTCGGGAAGTAaatgcagaaaggagcgtagcTTTCCTTCTACAGAGgagggctgcaaaaggcgtctgttttCCATGTCTGGAGCGACGTAACTACCCGCTGCCAAGAGTTCTAAAACTCTTCACAACAAGCCGGCCGTGAAATAACACCGTCACATCCTTAtggaaatatgtctcatggaatcagaACCAAGCGTAGGGCGTCCCATAGAAGGGACGCACGATGGCAGATCCCAATCAGCGTGAAAATTacgcaagggttaccgtcgcacgggctgtgaagGCTAAACAAGCGAGAACCCCATCCTGTACCGCACCACTGAACTACGTCTGGACGAAGTAACCAATTAGCCACAGCACTTGAGAGAAGGaaaaaagatggagtggagaaaagtcgcGTAAAATGGGGTGCAGTTAATAAATGATGTACAACGAAAACTGAAGGACAACTAATtgtgttggcattgttatatcaggaAAATTTTGACAGTTTAGTCTCCGAGGGGCAAATGTATGACAATCCCTTGATGTAACATGTCTACGTTGGGGATAGAAGGAAAATCCAAGTTTTCAGTGCAACACTCCACGAACTGGCCTGGGCAAGGAAATCAAAGAAGCTTTCGGGCACTGCTTGACATGAAGACCGTTGGCTATATTATTGTTGCCGGTGATCTGAATGGACGTCAGACGGGGGAATGAAGATCACACAGCCCAGTGCGGTCATATATATGGACAGAAGAACGATGGCGACGGCCAAGGAATCCCCGAATATTCATAAAGTTATCATCGCGAACACACGATTCAAAAAGCGTGATACTTATCCAGTCaggtactacagtggctcccatccgaCTCAcaatgactacatccttgtgagacgacAGAATCTCAAAGATGTAGAAACTTCACAGGAAATGGACCAAAATTGATCAAATCGTGTCACCTGAAGGAGACCGAAGTTGTTGCAAAAGCTACAGTCCTAAAATCAACACAGTTTAAGTGAGCCGGACCAAACTGTTAGACGCCACATGccctattcttggaacaactaaatcAGGGCGACGACGACGAAGGGTTAGGAATGACATGTGGCATGAGAATGGCAATGTTAAGGATCCAGTAACGTTGAAGGAAAAGCTGTtccacaagtttcttgctcgttggaatgcctcaAAAGCAGTAAAGAGAAAAAGGTCATTGCCATAACAAAACCAAACAGCTATGCTGGTCTATATGTGAAACCAGACATGCGCGAATACGAACTAGAGAAATCGAGGCATCATGGAACGGAACAAATCCTACTTTTTTACGGCATCAGTAAGAGAACAGACGGTTTGTTCCCGACTGGCGGAAAGCGCGATAACGCTGGCGGAACtcctttgacaaaatttcaatcttggaatttccgtatctaccagtcCCAATCACGTCCGCTCAAAAATAAGGGGAGGCCAGCCATTTCTTTCAATTACCGCCCGATCAGACTTCTAAGCCACGCAATGACAGATTTCGAAGAAATCCTCGACAATCGGATTAGAGATTTAGCCAAAATTACAATGAACCAAGCTGGATTAGTGTAAAATTGTAGAACAACTGGAGCAATTCACactgcacggctgttagttgagagacactgaaaagaataagaggcttcatatCGATTTTCTGGACGTTGAGATAGCTTTACATCGGGTACCTCGTGATGTTATCTGGTCAGCGCTAAAAGAACGtcgcattccagagcaccttgttggaAGGGTAAACTTGATCTATGTAGCAAAACGAGTTATGATCAAGCTACCGCAGGAGAATCtaatgacttccgcataactgtaggagtccacaaAGGCACTGCTGTACATTTCTCTGATGGACACCATaaatcagacctgcacaagccaataccatacACACTTCTCTATGCAAATGATGTCATTTTGGCTGCAGAGAATGATCTTGATCTGCAGTGCCAAACAGAAGATTGGAACAATGAACTAGCGCAATATGACCCCcacctcaacaaaaagaagagagaatacatgacattacatcgtcaagaagttggaaccatgcatgttgacggtgaagGTATAGCACGAGTagtgaaatttaagtatcttggctccacattCTCTGATGATGGCCAACTTACTGATGATGACAATTTAAGGATATACAAATCCAGGCTGATGTGAATGATaacgggcgcccttgcgaccgtcAGATGAAGAGCGATCTACTATCTACTGAAATGTTATCTGTCCTATCGTTTTCCACAACAACGAATGCTGGCCagctacaaaggaggtagaacgccaactaagagtcatggatacgaagatgcttaggtggaatGCTGGCATATATAGAttggatcacatttcaaattatGTTATTAGTAAATGTCATGGCTTTGCACCGATCCAGAGAAAACTGAGGAAAGTCGTGTGCGCTCGTTTGAGTAATTGTTGCGTGCAGAGGGTGATGATATATTGTGAAGGTCAACATATACATAGGAAGCCAGCGGAAGGAGGCGCAAGAGACGAACGAGACAGCAAAGGACAGATACAGAGCAGAGAAACCCGAAAGCTGTGAGACTGATCTAACTGGAGACAACGTATCACAAAACCGGATCCTGCCATCAGGCAGGTCTAACACTAAAGATGCAGAATATCaggaagcagattgatgaatattctactgtaaaaatgggatacaatgtatattttacacatcctagcaCTCAACATAATACGTTCAAAAGCTCTCTGTTAAAGACTATGTCCAATTTCTATAAacgacttattttcacaaaatagcgTTTGAATGACAGAATACTTCTGAATTTCGTGTTTAAGTAACTGCATtaaatgtattttatataaaaaatatataactcaacaaaagaaCAATTTCAGGATTATCTGTATTAATCCGGAGTGACAATTTGTAAATCCAGTGAACTTTTATGgaccaacaagaggggagtccgtcagtgtattctaggctGAATGGATTTTCGGAATTCACATATCTGCttacatccgtcatagatagcagatgATCAGATCAATCAATTTATTTTCACCCTCATCAAGTTTATAGATAGGAAGAACATGGAGGattggcacaaagtggtcagctcagggccatcaCTCTACAAGTGAAGGGGAATCGTAGCAGTATGTGATTAGTTCAGGACGATGTGCCCTACACAAACGGAAGTTAACCTCAACTAATTATTTAGCTCAtggcgatgtgtctctccacaaattgAAGGTAACCTCTTCACAGATTGGTTCACCCAGGGGCATgtgtctacacaaacggaagttaaCCTCACCACTGATTGTTTACCTCAGGGCGTTGTCTCCCTCTACAAGTGGAAGGTAGCCTCATCGCTAATTTGTTAGCTCAGGaatatgtgtctttccacaagtcagcaattggaagttttatgaatcttaaaaaCATGTTCTTATGTAATCCAGTACCAAATTGACATGGCAAATCTCTTAGACATTAGgaaagaagtcatttaagttgaTGCATACTTGTAGACAGCTGAAATGAGAGTTAGAATAGCACAGCGCCAACGGTGAGacataatataaaataatacaatACACATAAGGATAGTCACATGACTGGTTCGAGTGTATCTCCACACAAGATACGTTTAGGGAGAACAAAGCTAAATAAAACTTTATCCAAAAATAGTAATACTCATCTTGTGTGTGAAAAGTTTAATAAGCAATAATTTTATTGGTGGTCGTattacaagattgttctctaacgtagcctactgtgtcctcttacacacaagaattacaaagaaacagcagaatctGAACCTCGAAGAGATGACGTACTTGGGAGTTCATCAGTTTTGTGTATGGTTCTGCTCTGACGAATGAGGGAGTGTAAGCCtgtactgggcagttctgaggactgaaatgaatatttcttgccactagttgcgAATTgcgaatgtacagtaggaacaattCAATGCGTCATATAACTACtaataaaatcaaataaacctTTCATATTTCGCAGTTTGCATCAATAATCTGGTTTGTAGTCAAATTTTAGTCTATGACCAGCCATTGCAGAATCTGCCGATACAGGAGCGTGGCTAAGAGCACAAATCCGAGATTATACGAACATCTCCCAGGGATTAACAAAGATCGTTCCACACAGTAATTAACGACAGGTGTGAAAGCAAAATATTAATTAGCAAATAATCCAATGGCACACGTACAGTTCAAAACACTACTACATTCAAAGTTTGAAAACAGGATACACACTTGCGTTACTCTGTTATGTCGCTGATAAAAATAACAATTTCGAAATAATCTTCTACCATTATATCACTATTTACCTATTCCGACGAGATAATTAATACATTTACTTGACGAATTCTGGAATTTTCAGGGAATCTGCACACATATAAAACCCCTCTAGTAGCAGCCATTTTATTAGTTGATAATAATTGTGCAAATGTGTTTGTAAACAACAAGGTAcatgcacttgactgacaatgagcactaaaatgaaaagtgggaaatgGCGACAATCAGCAAGTGCGACTACAACACTGGAACAAGCATACATTCAATACTACGATATCGAAACAGGAACCACCCAGGATCGAACTGGCGATCGCGCGGTCAGCTTCATCCTTTCATATTATGCGCGTTGTGAGGTATGATGCGACGCTTCTGGCGAGCGAGCTTGCGGCAGCCTGCTAAGACACAAACACGACGTCACGAAACGCGTGGCCCACACGTCAGAGCGGACATCTGGAAGCATTTTCATATCTCCGCTTCCAGATGAGATATCGACTAACGGATAACGGGACCATGTAGCTTACAAAATAAGATAGCCCGTGTCCAAATTTCATGTTATTAGCTATTTCATTTAAGGAGATATCACAACATCAAAATATCAAGTAATTTCAATGACATGTATGCTCAGGGTCAGCCAGGGTATATAAGACGAGCAAATTCCTCCAACAAGGTCAGCATAGGGACAGTACAGCATAGTAGAGACCTGCTGCCCGAGGTTTTGCCGCCAGTAAAGTTCACCTTTGTGCTCGAGTGTCGAGTCCGAACGTCCGAACTAAGTACCCAGGAGGTACAGCCGAGAACTCTATCTCCGACAGCGCTTTAAATCCTGCATTCTAAATCTTTCCAAATACTTAAACATTTCGCGTGACTTATACAAGTGTTAGATATCGGGCGTATTAATACCATGTGTCGGTTAACTTACAAATTAATACGAGTCTACGTGTTAACTTCTACGAGTAAATTAACCAGTTAGGACTTTGTAGAAACTAAAAGCCTAATAATTCATGGTTAGAAGTAAAGACAGTGCCATTAACTATTTAATATTACGTGGTGACAGAGTGATAGTAGAATGTTTCTCAACGTATCGGGAACATAGACTTATTCCTACATTAAGATCGCGTGTAAAGTTGAATGAATAGCCTTTAtttcaaatttcaatttcctaGAATTGCATTAACCTGACAGTCAGGACTTATTGAAGTCAAGGTGGCGTAAATGTTCAATCATCGTAGCATAGGCTTTGCTTAAAACTTATTGAATTACATTAAACTGGCAAGTGGAATTTAGTAAATTCAGTGTCTCATCATAAGACAATCACCTTATTAGTGCAAATTACTGCGCATAAGAGACGTGCTACTTGGAACGAACAGTGCAGTATCACTCGAAGTGGTGTGTGTAAACCAGTGCCCCATGCATACAACGACCGCCCGTATTATCATGTGAACTACCGCCGATGGAGATGTGGTAATTTCGAGGGATACAAGCTAATGTTATTCCTGATCTATGGTGTACGTGGTAACTTCGAGCgacgtggtgatggtgttccggTCTATGGTGGACGTGGTAACTTCGAGAGATACGTGGTGACACAGTCAAACGGagccagttcttcaataaggtgatATGCATGTGTGTCATTAAGGAATAAGGTGAACTGTATCGTATCAAGTAACTTTCAACTGAGCAAGTCACTTTAAACTTTCTAGGAACTTTAATTCTCATTCAATATGATTTCGAATTCATACATTCCAATTTTTCAATGATTTGCTATTTCATAAAACTAGTGTAAT is a genomic window of Anabrus simplex isolate iqAnaSimp1 chromosome 14, ASM4041472v1, whole genome shotgun sequence containing:
- the LOC136885379 gene encoding zinc finger protein OZF-like, whose protein sequence is MDLEVKIEEEPAWLEGNTNVSLENIEHVSEVLPLKKEAKSELTEPGPTQENSFEPSKDIKKEIFIEQSTDDQLLAYIKEDSQSGPEVTFADHQPQDCGGACFKSNVCGKSYSRKGSLTDHFRTHTGEKAYYCNVCGKCFSQKTKLTVHIRTHTGEKPHFCNVCGVSFSQKYNLTVHMRTHTGVRPYCCNVCDKSFSHLDSLTNHVRTHTGEKPYSCSVCGKPFSQKNHIKDHFRTHTREKSFYCHLCGKSFWRKAGLTSHMFIHTGDRPHCCIVCLKSFSHMSSLTAHMRIHTGEKPYFCNVCGRSFSLKGNLSGHMRIHTSEKPH